The proteins below come from a single Desulfobacterales bacterium genomic window:
- a CDS encoding universal stress protein yields the protein MFTKILVPLDIDYPKTAVTVYQRAAEIAGQSAAEIRLVCVIPGFGMPIVASFISDETRKEIFNRMKESLEGFIKNNCDESVTYEVRTGKNWEEIIKSADKWSADLIVVYYDRRRDQDINEVHSGACARRVSENANCSVLWLRKIQS from the coding sequence ATGTTTACTAAAATTCTTGTACCGTTAGATATTGATTATCCAAAGACAGCCGTAACTGTTTATCAAAGAGCTGCGGAGATTGCCGGACAGAGCGCTGCCGAAATCCGATTGGTATGCGTTATTCCGGGTTTCGGTATGCCGATTGTTGCATCCTTTATCTCCGATGAAACCCGAAAAGAGATCTTTAATCGGATGAAGGAATCACTGGAAGGGTTCATTAAAAACAATTGTGATGAATCCGTAACATATGAAGTCAGAACTGGAAAAAACTGGGAGGAAATTATTAAATCCGCGGACAAGTGGAGTGCCGACCTGATTGTGGTATACTACGATCGCCGCCGCGATCAGGACATTAATGAAGTGCATAGCGGCGCCTGCGCACGCAGAGTTTCAGAAAACGCCAACTGCTCGGTCTTATGGCTGCGAAAAATACAGAGCTAA
- a CDS encoding TAXI family TRAP transporter solute-binding subunit: protein MITNKRPPEICFILFCRRASIILAFLIVVLYPVSSNAFDILLGAGEKGTFSNFTARTICRILNRHADVITCKAVPTPDDVYNLTNLQGGSLDIVLIDSLMLHDAINKTGPFEFMDISYDNLRALTPLYDLPITLVVRNDAGIGLLEELKGKRINAGAPGSFQHLAVDTIMKAKNWSKQDFGRIEALSPSHSQDTMAFCHNTIQAMLHIGVHPDSSLQQLFRLCKAVMVNMKDSDIKKLVDDHPAYSKTSIAPHTYPSQPEGVTTFGTRVELIASSDLDEQTVYKIMDVIYSNQNLLKRSHPALFSFRMDQIKKKTIGLPVHPGAARYFKEKNF, encoded by the coding sequence ATGATAACCAATAAGCGCCCACCGGAAATCTGTTTCATCCTTTTTTGCAGACGGGCCTCTATAATTTTAGCATTTTTAATCGTGGTGTTATACCCCGTATCCTCTAATGCTTTCGATATCCTGTTAGGTGCCGGAGAGAAGGGGACATTCTCTAACTTTACCGCCCGGACCATCTGTAGGATACTCAACAGACACGCGGATGTTATTACCTGCAAGGCAGTTCCGACGCCCGACGATGTTTATAATCTCACAAACCTTCAGGGCGGATCCCTGGATATCGTTCTGATCGATTCGCTGATGCTGCACGATGCAATCAACAAAACCGGCCCCTTCGAGTTTATGGATATCAGCTACGATAATCTGCGAGCGCTTACCCCGCTGTATGATCTTCCGATTACGCTCGTCGTTCGCAATGACGCGGGTATCGGTTTATTGGAAGAACTGAAAGGCAAACGGATAAATGCCGGCGCGCCGGGATCGTTTCAGCATCTTGCGGTCGATACGATTATGAAAGCAAAAAACTGGTCGAAACAGGATTTTGGACGGATCGAAGCGCTTTCGCCTTCCCATTCACAGGACACCATGGCATTTTGTCACAACACGATACAGGCGATGCTGCATATCGGGGTACACCCGGATTCGTCCTTGCAGCAGTTGTTCAGGCTCTGCAAAGCCGTTATGGTAAACATGAAAGACAGCGACATCAAAAAACTGGTCGACGATCATCCCGCTTATTCAAAAACCAGTATCGCCCCGCACACGTATCCGTCCCAGCCGGAGGGGGTAACAACTTTCGGAACGCGCGTAGAACTGATCGCCTCAAGCGATCTGGATGAACAGACTGTTTACAAGATCATGGATGTGATTTATAGTAATCAAAACCTGCTGAAACGGTCGCATCCGGCATTATTTTCGTTTCGTATGGATCAAATTAAAAAGAAGACGATCGGATTGCCAGTGCATCCGGGGGCGGCAAGATATTTTAAAGAGAAAAATTTTTAG
- the amrS gene encoding AmmeMemoRadiSam system radical SAM enzyme — protein MEAYLYEPLKEQAVKCHLCSHLCLIWPGRRGICNVRENRGGTLTTLVYGKLIAQHIDPIEKKPLFHLSPGSRSYSIATVGCNFKCLFCQNADIAQMPSDRSGMIVGDFVGPEAVVAEAVNAGCRSISYTYTEPTVYFEFAHDTARIAHEKGLLNVFVTNGYMTAEALRMISPYLDAANVDLKSFSDSYYKKYCGARLSPVQETLILMKSLDILVEITTLLVTGLNDAKTELESLAGFIAGSLGPETPWHISRFHPTYKLTDRPPTPLKSLMTARDIGLAAGLKYVYLGNVPGEDGESTACPGCGRMLIDRKGFTVRKNLLKEGRCPYCSAEIEGAW, from the coding sequence ATGGAAGCATATCTGTATGAGCCCCTGAAAGAACAGGCGGTAAAATGCCACCTCTGCAGCCATCTCTGTCTGATATGGCCCGGCAGGCGGGGCATCTGCAATGTCCGTGAAAACCGGGGCGGGACTCTCACCACCCTGGTATATGGAAAACTGATCGCGCAGCACATCGATCCCATTGAAAAAAAACCCCTCTTTCACCTCTCTCCGGGCTCCCGTTCCTATTCCATTGCCACAGTGGGCTGTAATTTCAAGTGTCTCTTCTGCCAGAATGCCGATATCGCCCAGATGCCTTCAGACCGCAGCGGCATGATCGTCGGTGATTTTGTCGGCCCCGAGGCCGTGGTGGCAGAGGCCGTAAATGCGGGGTGCCGGAGTATTTCCTATACTTATACCGAACCCACCGTGTATTTTGAGTTCGCCCATGATACGGCCAGGATTGCCCACGAAAAGGGCCTTTTGAATGTATTTGTAACCAACGGATACATGACCGCCGAAGCCCTCCGGATGATCAGCCCGTATCTGGATGCCGCCAATGTTGATTTGAAGTCATTCAGCGACAGCTATTATAAAAAATATTGCGGCGCCAGATTGTCTCCGGTTCAAGAAACGTTGATTCTGATGAAGTCGCTGGATATTCTCGTGGAAATAACCACGCTGCTGGTTACGGGATTAAATGACGCTAAAACTGAGCTGGAAAGCCTGGCCGGCTTTATCGCCGGGTCCCTGGGTCCGGAAACCCCCTGGCATATCAGCCGGTTTCACCCGACGTACAAACTTACGGACCGACCGCCCACGCCCCTGAAAAGCCTGATGACGGCAAGGGATATCGGCCTGGCGGCAGGACTCAAATATGTCTATCTGGGAAATGTTCCCGGTGAAGACGGCGAGAGCACGGCTTGCCCCGGCTGCGGCAGGATGCTGATCGATCGCAAGGGGTTTACCGTCAGAAAAAACCTGCTAAAGGAAGGCCGCTGTCCGTATTGCAGCGCTGAGATAGAAGGCGCTTGGTGA
- a CDS encoding TRAP transporter permease — translation MTEPTHALASQDDLQEMIAVVETGARNPTGSISKNILFFVPLIWTLFQLWYSSPLPFFFNIFVLNNTEARAIHLAFAIFLAYTAYPTFKSSPRDYIPVQDWVLALLGAFCAAYLFIFYVELSNRPGIPTRLDLIVSVAGLIILLEATRRALGPPLMIVASVFVCYTFFGSYMPSVIAHKGASLVKGMSHYWLSTEGVFGVALGVSNGMVFMFVLFGALLEAAGAGNYFIRCAFAGLGHMRGGPAKAAVVSSGLTGLISGSSIANVVTTGTFTIPLMKKVGFSAEKAGAIEVACSTNGQLMPPVMGAAAFLMVEYVGISYIEVIKHAFLPAIISYIALVYIVHLEACKMGLKGLEKPVIKPWAQSLLSFVMVVLFLIIMGGATYYGIGWIKTVAGRATIYIVSVLLFASYLLLLAFACRVPELDTSHDISKLPELGPTAQAGYYFLLPVVVLMWCLTVERLSPALSVFWATVLLIFMVLTQRPLKSFFRKTKSHEFSFQRGFDELIAGFVSGARNMIGIGVATAAAGIVVGTVTLTGIGFVMTEFVEFISGGSLILILVFTAIISLILGMGLPTTANYIVVSTLMAPVIVNLGAKAGLIVPLIAVHLFVFFFGILADDTPPVGLAAFAAAGISGGDPVRTGIQGFGYDIRTAILPFIFIFNTELLLIGIGTWFHLIVVIAASVIAMLAFAAATQRYFLTKNRIWETAALILIAFTLFRPGFWWDMVFPPLKEEPPGKLEQIMESMEPDSSLILRVKGEKMNGEKYTMTVMLPVGGEPTGAERLKGIGIETRNETGKIMIDNVVFSSGAEKAGIDFDQEILNIQVPTDIPPKQLMFIPAMVLLALVWFVQRTRAKKIKPAEAT, via the coding sequence ATGACCGAACCGACTCATGCCCTCGCATCTCAGGATGATCTGCAGGAGATGATCGCCGTGGTGGAGACGGGTGCCCGTAACCCCACCGGGTCGATTTCAAAAAACATCCTCTTTTTTGTGCCGCTCATCTGGACGCTTTTTCAACTCTGGTATTCATCTCCCCTGCCTTTTTTCTTTAATATTTTTGTCCTGAACAATACGGAGGCAAGGGCCATCCACCTCGCCTTTGCCATTTTTCTGGCTTATACGGCCTATCCCACGTTTAAATCATCGCCAAGAGACTACATCCCTGTTCAGGACTGGGTTTTGGCGCTATTGGGCGCGTTTTGCGCCGCGTATTTGTTTATTTTCTACGTAGAATTATCAAACCGTCCGGGCATCCCGACCCGGTTGGACCTGATTGTTTCCGTTGCCGGCCTGATTATCCTGCTGGAGGCGACACGCCGTGCGTTGGGCCCACCGCTGATGATAGTCGCTTCGGTTTTTGTCTGCTATACTTTTTTCGGTTCCTATATGCCGTCTGTCATTGCGCACAAAGGCGCCAGCCTTGTCAAGGGCATGTCCCATTACTGGCTGTCGACCGAGGGGGTTTTCGGGGTTGCGCTGGGGGTGTCGAACGGCATGGTCTTTATGTTCGTCTTGTTCGGCGCGCTGCTTGAAGCGGCCGGTGCCGGCAATTATTTTATTCGCTGTGCTTTTGCCGGGCTCGGCCATATGCGCGGCGGTCCGGCCAAGGCGGCGGTGGTATCATCCGGACTGACCGGTCTGATATCGGGTTCATCCATTGCCAATGTGGTTACGACCGGAACCTTTACGATTCCGCTGATGAAGAAAGTCGGGTTTTCGGCGGAAAAGGCCGGGGCGATTGAGGTGGCATGTTCAACCAATGGTCAGTTAATGCCGCCTGTGATGGGCGCTGCGGCGTTTCTGATGGTCGAGTATGTCGGTATCTCCTATATCGAGGTGATCAAGCATGCATTTTTGCCGGCAATCATCTCCTACATCGCGCTGGTCTATATTGTACACCTTGAAGCCTGTAAGATGGGGCTTAAGGGGCTGGAAAAACCGGTTATCAAGCCCTGGGCGCAGTCATTGCTTTCTTTTGTGATGGTCGTTCTGTTTTTAATCATCATGGGCGGTGCCACCTATTATGGCATCGGCTGGATTAAAACCGTAGCGGGCAGGGCAACCATCTACATTGTTTCGGTACTGCTTTTTGCTTCCTATCTTCTTCTGCTCGCGTTTGCCTGTAGAGTCCCTGAACTTGATACCAGCCATGATATCTCAAAGCTGCCGGAACTGGGACCGACGGCGCAGGCCGGATATTACTTCCTGCTGCCCGTGGTGGTGCTGATGTGGTGTTTGACGGTTGAACGGCTGTCGCCGGCACTTTCGGTTTTCTGGGCAACCGTGCTGCTGATTTTTATGGTCCTCACGCAGCGGCCGTTAAAAAGTTTTTTTCGCAAAACCAAAAGTCATGAGTTCTCATTTCAGCGCGGTTTTGATGAGCTGATTGCGGGGTTTGTTTCAGGTGCCCGGAATATGATCGGTATCGGTGTCGCCACTGCGGCCGCCGGTATCGTCGTCGGGACGGTAACCCTGACCGGAATCGGATTTGTCATGACCGAGTTTGTTGAGTTTATTTCAGGGGGGAGCCTGATCCTGATTCTGGTGTTTACCGCCATCATCAGCCTCATTCTGGGGATGGGGTTGCCGACAACGGCGAACTATATCGTGGTGTCGACCCTGATGGCGCCGGTGATTGTCAACCTGGGCGCCAAGGCCGGCCTGATCGTCCCCTTGATTGCGGTACACCTTTTTGTGTTTTTTTTCGGTATCCTGGCGGATGACACACCACCGGTGGGTCTGGCTGCTTTTGCCGCGGCCGGCATCTCCGGCGGTGATCCGGTCCGTACCGGTATCCAGGGTTTTGGTTACGATATTCGAACGGCCATTTTACCGTTTATCTTCATCTTTAATACCGAGCTGTTGCTCATCGGCATCGGCACCTGGTTTCATCTGATTGTAGTGATCGCGGCATCCGTGATCGCCATGCTGGCTTTTGCAGCCGCCACCCAAAGATATTTCCTGACGAAAAACCGGATCTGGGAAACCGCGGCGCTGATCCTCATCGCATTTACGCTGTTTCGGCCCGGTTTCTGGTGGGATATGGTTTTCCCGCCGCTGAAAGAAGAGCCGCCCGGCAAACTGGAACAGATCATGGAGTCTATGGAACCCGATTCTAGCTTGATATTAAGGGTAAAGGGCGAAAAAATGAATGGGGAAAAGTACACCATGACAGTCATGCTGCCGGTGGGGGGAGAACCAACCGGTGCCGAAAGGCTAAAGGGTATCGGCATTGAAACCCGCAATGAAACGGGCAAAATAATGATAGACAACGTGGTTTTTTCAAGCGGGGCGGAAAAGGCCGGAATCGACTTTGATCAGGAGATCCTTAACATTCAGGTGCCGACTGACATCCCGCCGAAACAGCTGATGTTTATTCCGGCAATGGTGCTGCTCGCGCTGGTCTGGTTTGTCCAGCGGACCCGCGCAAAAAAAATTAAACCTGCAGAAGCCACCTGA
- a CDS encoding glycosyltransferase has translation MTRIKEKLTVTVIIPTYNRGWILKEAIDSVLAQDYKEFEIIVVDDGSTDTTTELLKTYGHHLTVIQQQNRGVSAARNDGIAAASGRYIAFLDSDDLWLPQKINQQVQFFALNPEALICQTEEIWIRNGRRVNPKLRHKKLSGMIFEPSLHLCLVSPSAVMIRRSLFDAVGLFDENLPACEDYDLWLRVSCRHPVYLIDTPLIIKRGGHPDQLSKAPGLDKYRIQSLVKILESDLLSRVQKAAAVTVLKEKCAIYANGCLQRGRKEESLSYRALSDRFDQQPSAAAS, from the coding sequence ATGACACGAATTAAAGAAAAACTCACTGTCACCGTGATTATTCCGACCTATAACAGGGGCTGGATATTAAAAGAAGCCATCGATTCCGTTTTGGCCCAGGATTATAAAGAATTTGAAATAATTGTCGTTGACGATGGATCAACCGACACCACAACCGAACTTTTAAAGACATACGGTCATCATCTTACGGTCATTCAGCAGCAAAATCGCGGGGTCAGTGCTGCCCGAAATGACGGCATCGCAGCAGCCTCCGGCAGGTATATCGCCTTTCTGGATTCAGACGATCTGTGGCTGCCTCAAAAAATAAATCAGCAGGTTCAATTTTTTGCTCTCAACCCCGAGGCCCTGATTTGCCAGACGGAAGAAATCTGGATCCGAAACGGCCGGCGGGTCAATCCCAAACTACGGCACAAAAAACTGTCCGGGATGATTTTCGAACCTTCCCTGCATCTGTGCCTGGTGAGCCCCTCGGCGGTAATGATCCGACGGTCGCTTTTCGATGCGGTGGGCCTGTTTGATGAAAACCTGCCGGCCTGTGAAGACTACGACCTGTGGCTGCGGGTAAGCTGCCGCCACCCCGTTTACCTGATCGATACGCCCCTGATCATCAAGCGCGGCGGTCACCCGGATCAGCTCTCCAAAGCTCCCGGCCTGGACAAATACCGCATTCAGTCCCTTGTCAAAATTCTGGAAAGTGATTTGCTTTCCCGGGTCCAGAAGGCTGCTGCCGTAACGGTTCTTAAGGAAAAATGCGCCATATATGCCAATGGATGTTTACAGCGCGGCCGCAAAGAAGAATCATTGTCCTATCGGGCCTTGTCCGATCGTTTTGATCAGCAGCCTTCTGCCGCCGCAAGTTAA
- a CDS encoding class I SAM-dependent methyltransferase produces the protein MGVVFDFNDAKAYEQWLKSPGNRFLVDFGQKLLLDLLKPMPGKTVLDIGCGAGASLKPLIEAGLRPTGIDPSPYMLDMAAKNLGERVDLHRGVAEDLPFDDNSFNYAALISTLEFVENPSKALEEACRVAKDRIFIGVLNRNAIRGVQMRISGIFTKTLFNRARFFSIWELKQMIHSLLGDVPVTWRTACHLPVVSGRFARKFERLSLVQRCPFGMFIGMVVTLVPRFTTQPLTLRYSAKRTPGQATSSLSANRENNDGSISV, from the coding sequence ATGGGCGTTGTCTTTGATTTTAATGATGCCAAGGCGTATGAGCAGTGGCTGAAAAGCCCCGGCAACCGCTTTCTAGTCGACTTTGGGCAAAAGCTGTTGCTCGATCTGCTTAAGCCGATGCCGGGCAAAACAGTGCTCGACATCGGTTGCGGCGCAGGCGCCAGCCTGAAGCCGTTAATCGAAGCAGGCCTCCGGCCCACCGGCATCGACCCGTCCCCCTATATGCTGGACATGGCCGCTAAAAATCTGGGGGAACGTGTGGACCTCCACCGCGGTGTCGCTGAAGACCTCCCTTTTGACGATAATTCCTTCAACTATGCCGCGCTCATATCGACCCTTGAGTTCGTTGAAAATCCCTCTAAAGCTCTGGAAGAAGCCTGCCGGGTAGCTAAGGACAGAATTTTTATCGGCGTATTAAACCGCAATGCCATCAGGGGGGTTCAGATGCGGATCAGCGGAATATTCACCAAGACTTTGTTTAACCGGGCGCGTTTTTTCAGTATTTGGGAGCTGAAACAAATGATTCATTCGCTGCTGGGGGATGTGCCGGTAACCTGGCGAACCGCCTGTCATCTCCCAGTGGTTTCCGGAAGGTTTGCCCGTAAATTCGAGCGACTTTCACTGGTTCAACGATGTCCCTTTGGAATGTTTATCGGCATGGTGGTTACTTTGGTTCCCCGTTTTACCACCCAACCTTTGACGCTTCGTTACAGCGCCAAGAGAACACCCGGCCAAGCAACAAGCTCGCTGTCAGCCAATAGAGAAAACAACGATGGAAGCATATCTGTATGA
- a CDS encoding DUF933 domain-containing protein: MKLGIVGLPGAGKTTVFEALTRAASEAGHKAETRIGTIRVPDFRVDNLSSMYLPQKTIFAQVEYFLPAAGIHKEKNSDHPVWTAVRDADALIHVIRNFSGYGLKAPSPLEDYLAFDQEMILTDLMTVEKRLERLGADQKRGKPISPEEHRLLLECQQHFEKESPLRRTPELATAPSLKGYAFVSAKPMLVLFNNDDENNALPEIKGIVDREKCALIKGKLEHELSQMSEEEAKGFLTEFNITASAMDRIIRQSYELLGLISFFTVGQDEVRAWTITAGTSAPDAAGVIHSDFKKGFIRAEVVSYADLMAAGAYHEARKKGAVRLEGKTYIVQDGDIINFRFNV; encoded by the coding sequence ATGAAATTAGGAATCGTAGGTCTGCCGGGAGCAGGGAAAACAACCGTTTTCGAAGCATTGACGCGTGCGGCATCAGAGGCTGGGCATAAGGCCGAAACACGGATCGGAACCATACGCGTCCCGGATTTCCGCGTCGACAATTTAAGCAGCATGTATTTGCCCCAAAAAACCATTTTTGCCCAGGTGGAATATTTTCTTCCTGCAGCGGGTATTCACAAGGAAAAAAACAGCGATCATCCCGTCTGGACAGCGGTGCGGGATGCAGACGCCCTGATCCATGTCATTCGAAATTTCAGCGGCTACGGTCTAAAAGCGCCATCCCCTCTTGAGGACTATCTGGCCTTTGACCAGGAAATGATTTTAACGGACCTGATGACGGTGGAAAAACGTCTGGAACGCCTCGGGGCCGACCAGAAAAGAGGAAAACCCATTAGCCCGGAAGAACACCGCCTGCTGCTGGAATGCCAACAACACTTTGAAAAAGAAAGCCCGTTGCGAAGAACTCCGGAGCTTGCGACCGCACCGTCACTGAAAGGATATGCCTTTGTTTCCGCCAAACCCATGCTGGTCTTGTTTAACAATGACGACGAGAACAACGCCCTACCGGAAATCAAAGGCATTGTCGACCGTGAGAAATGCGCGCTGATCAAAGGCAAACTCGAACATGAACTGTCCCAGATGTCGGAAGAAGAAGCAAAGGGTTTTCTTACGGAATTCAACATTACCGCTTCGGCCATGGATCGGATTATCCGGCAGTCCTATGAATTGCTGGGGCTCATATCCTTTTTTACGGTCGGCCAGGATGAAGTCCGGGCCTGGACCATAACTGCCGGGACCAGCGCCCCTGACGCCGCCGGTGTGATTCATTCCGATTTTAAAAAGGGTTTTATCCGGGCCGAAGTCGTTTCCTATGCGGACCTGATGGCGGCAGGCGCCTATCATGAAGCCCGCAAGAAAGGCGCCGTTCGACTGGAGGGCAAAACCTACATTGTCCAGGACGGCGATATTATCAACTTTCGGTTTAATGTATGA
- a CDS encoding 3-keto-5-aminohexanoate cleavage protein produces the protein MQKLIVTVALTGNVPTKELNPNLPETADEIAADVKRCLDAGASIFHMHARDADGKPTLDISVIKENVRKVKSAAPQAILQLSTGARAGKDWEERVDPVRLLPEMASFTTGSNNMPSTVYENSPQFIEYLARVFQETGVKPEIEVFETGMINNALFLGEKKLLAFPLHFQFVLGVPGAMPASVKNLLFLSESIPAGSTWTVAGIGKGEIPLSAAAIVLGGHVRIGLEDNLFLPDGSQASNPRLVEKVVKIAREIGREIATPEEARAILSLNPEYKDRILK, from the coding sequence TTGCAAAAACTGATTGTTACCGTAGCCCTGACCGGGAACGTGCCCACCAAAGAGCTGAACCCGAACCTGCCGGAGACGGCGGACGAAATCGCCGCCGATGTGAAAAGGTGCCTGGATGCCGGGGCATCCATTTTTCATATGCACGCCAGAGATGCCGACGGAAAACCGACCCTGGATATTTCCGTCATAAAGGAAAATGTGCGCAAGGTTAAATCGGCCGCGCCCCAGGCCATCCTCCAGCTTTCCACCGGCGCTCGCGCCGGAAAGGACTGGGAAGAAAGGGTCGATCCGGTGCGGTTGCTCCCTGAAATGGCGTCGTTTACGACGGGCTCGAACAACATGCCCAGTACGGTTTATGAAAATTCCCCCCAGTTTATTGAATACCTGGCCCGGGTTTTTCAGGAAACCGGCGTCAAACCTGAAATTGAAGTTTTTGAAACCGGCATGATCAACAATGCGCTTTTTCTTGGGGAAAAAAAATTGTTGGCCTTTCCCCTTCATTTCCAGTTTGTACTGGGGGTGCCGGGGGCGATGCCGGCATCCGTGAAAAATCTGCTGTTTTTATCCGAAAGCATTCCGGCCGGTTCCACCTGGACGGTGGCCGGTATCGGAAAAGGAGAAATTCCGCTGTCGGCAGCGGCCATTGTTTTGGGCGGCCATGTGCGCATCGGCCTTGAAGACAACCTGTTTCTGCCGGACGGTTCGCAGGCCAGCAACCCCAGGCTGGTTGAAAAAGTGGTAAAGATTGCCCGGGAAATCGGCAGGGAAATTGCTACGCCGGAAGAGGCCCGTGCTATTTTATCACTAAATCCGGAATATAAGGACAGGATTCTGAAATGA
- a CDS encoding TAXI family TRAP transporter solute-binding subunit: protein MRKLTILTVAFLSLCLLLPAAPVQAADQTFVTIGTGGVTGVYYPTGGAICRLVNKGRKTHGIRCSVESTGGSVYNLNTIAAGELDMGVAQSDWQFHAYHGTSQFKDAGPNKDLRAVFSVHPEPFTVVARADSGIKKFSDLKGKRVNIGNPGSGQRGTMEVVMQAMGWTNADFKLASELKSAEQSSALCDNKIDAMVFTVGHPSGSIKEATTACDSVIVEVAGPVIDKLVKENDYYRTATIPGGMYRGTDTDTQTFGVGATFVTSAKVPEDIIYNVVKAVFENFDDFKKLHPAFSVLKKEEMIKDGLSAPLHKGAIKYYKEAGLM from the coding sequence ATGCGAAAATTAACTATACTTACCGTTGCATTTTTAAGTCTTTGTCTGTTATTGCCGGCGGCGCCAGTCCAGGCCGCTGATCAAACGTTTGTCACCATCGGAACCGGTGGCGTGACCGGCGTGTATTATCCAACCGGCGGCGCGATTTGCCGTCTGGTAAATAAAGGCCGAAAAACGCATGGAATTCGCTGCTCGGTTGAAAGTACAGGGGGGTCGGTCTATAACCTGAACACCATCGCCGCCGGTGAGCTGGATATGGGGGTTGCCCAGTCTGACTGGCAGTTCCACGCCTATCATGGCACCAGCCAGTTCAAGGACGCCGGCCCCAACAAGGATCTGCGGGCGGTGTTCTCCGTTCATCCCGAGCCGTTTACGGTGGTCGCGCGTGCCGATTCCGGTATTAAAAAATTCAGCGACCTCAAGGGGAAGCGGGTCAATATCGGCAATCCCGGCTCCGGCCAGCGCGGCACGATGGAAGTGGTGATGCAGGCAATGGGCTGGACCAATGCTGATTTTAAACTGGCATCCGAGCTGAAATCCGCCGAGCAGTCCAGCGCGCTTTGCGACAACAAGATTGATGCCATGGTATTTACCGTGGGTCACCCCAGCGGATCGATCAAAGAGGCGACCACCGCATGCGACTCGGTGATTGTGGAAGTCGCCGGCCCGGTGATCGACAAACTGGTCAAGGAAAACGACTACTACCGGACGGCAACGATTCCCGGTGGAATGTATCGCGGAACGGACACCGACACTCAGACGTTTGGTGTCGGCGCAACGTTTGTTACCTCGGCCAAAGTGCCTGAAGATATCATCTATAATGTGGTCAAGGCGGTTTTTGAAAACTTTGATGACTTCAAAAAACTGCATCCGGCTTTCAGTGTTCTGAAAAAAGAAGAGATGATTAAAGACGGACTTTCCGCCCCGCTGCACAAGGGCGCCATCAAGTATTATAAAGAGGCGGGGCTGATGTAA